The DNA sequence TGAAGGAGCCATCACCATGACCGCCACGGCCTATCTGCCCATTCCCCGGTCATGGTCCAGAAAGAAACAGGCCGCCGCCAGGGAAGGAGCAATCCAACCCACCGGCAAGCCCGATCTGGACAACCTCGTGAAGCACCTCAAGGATTGCCTGACCGCCACGAAATTTTGGAAAGATGACGCACTCATCACCGAGTACACTGGAATATCCAAGCGCTACGACGACGGAGACGGCCCCCGCTGGGAGGTGAGCATCACCGCCATGGAGCAGACGGGAAAGTAACCGGAAAGTATAACCGGAGGAAAAACGATGCCTACGAAACGAAAAATCGACGATGTTAAATTAAAGAGGATGGTTAAGGACGGAAAGTCCATAAAGCACTGCGCCTGCCATTTCGGCGTGACCACCGTGGCCATCCACCAGCG is a window from the Deltaproteobacteria bacterium genome containing:
- a CDS encoding RusA family crossover junction endodeoxyribonuclease, translating into MTVKLVLPITPKAQARPRFTRQGHAYKAKAQRQAEESLCALLAQHRPEKPLEGAITMTATAYLPIPRSWSRKKQAAAREGAIQPTGKPDLDNLVKHLKDCLTATKFWKDDALITEYTGISKRYDDGDGPRWEVSITAMEQTGK